GCCGCCGCGTTCGCGGCCTGCGCCCGGCTGGTCGACGAGGTCAAGGCGCGGCTGCCGATCTGGAAGCGGCAGGTGTTCACCGACGGCACCGAGGAGTGGGTGAACTGCCCCTGACCGCTCGACCCGGCTGCCGTCCCGTGGGAACGGTCAGCGGCGGCCGGTGAGCTGGCCGGCCCGGGCCAGCCGGTCGGTGTAGAACGCCGGTTCCGCGCCGGGGCGCCACGGCAGCGCCGCGACCAGCACGATCAGGGCGATCGCCAGGGAGTTCTCCATCAGCGCGCCGAACAGCCCGTCCTGGTAGTGGGACACCTCGGGCAGCTGGTGCTCGTACGGCCAGATGGGCGAGATCAGGAAGAGCAGGTAGAGCCCGAGCGCGGCGGCACCGTGCCGCAGGCCGGTGAGCGTCGGGTACCAGATCGGTGGGCGCAGGGCGTTGACTCCGGGCACCCCACCGGCGGCGGCCGAGCTGACCCGGGGCAGCAGCCCGCGGCTCGCCTCGCGGCGGCGTACCGCGGCGTCGGCCAGCACGATGATCGCCGGGATGACCCACACCAGGTGGTGCGACCAGGAGATCGGGCTGATCACGTTGGCGGTGAGGCCGACCAGGGTGAACGCGGTCAGCTCGTCGCCGTCGGCCCGCGCGGTCGCCGCCCGGGACAGGCCCAGCGCGAGGACCAGCACGGCGAAGGCGAGCCAGAGCAGCTTGGGCGTCTCGATCGAGTCGTACAGGCGGGCCAGCAGGCCGGCGAGGGACTGGTTGGGGGTCATGTCGGCGGCCCCGACCCGCTCGGTCTGCCACAGCACGCTGGTGAAGTACGTCCGCGACTCCTCGCCGACCAGCGCGAACGAGCCGAGTGTGACGCCGATCGTGGTGCCGATCGCGGTCATCGCGGCCCGCCAC
This genomic interval from Micromonospora sp. CCTCC AA 2012012 contains the following:
- a CDS encoding glycosyltransferase 87 family protein, with the translated sequence MPATVARRMSRLAPVHRVTRGIDRRTVVRTGIVAAVAYAAWLAIGAFGRPYNFFDMKIYHGAVVWWASGNELYDFIAPSTTLGFTYPPFAAVVMLPMSWLPVEAAGWLNALASITALAVVLTALLRPVVDRLGWSLRFTVAIAVPMAVAIEPSRETLGYGQVNLLLFALIMADLVGLRWRAKRGTHHDTATSAATRFLYSGVWAGAGIGLATAVKLTPALFVVYLMITRQWRAAMTAIGTTIGVTLGSFALVGEESRTYFTSVLWQTERVGAADMTPNQSLAGLLARLYDSIETPKLLWLAFAVLVLALGLSRAATARADGDELTAFTLVGLTANVISPISWSHHLVWVIPAIIVLADAAVRRREASRGLLPRVSSAAAGGVPGVNALRPPIWYPTLTGLRHGAAALGLYLLFLISPIWPYEHQLPEVSHYQDGLFGALMENSLAIALIVLVAALPWRPGAEPAFYTDRLARAGQLTGRR